In Dreissena polymorpha isolate Duluth1 chromosome 11, UMN_Dpol_1.0, whole genome shotgun sequence, the genomic window TCGTTAACAATATGTAGAACCCAAAATAAACACTACAATAGACCTGCAAGCGAAACACGTAAAAGTTAGAGggtttattataatataatatattcatgCTTATTTCAATAAATGGGAAGTCTATCCATGTCTTTTAAACGGCTGCTGTAGAgatattaatatttcaataaatagttttattgacCGTAGAACGTATTCAAGGGCTGACGACTATGGAAGACTTTGTAATGAGCGGACACGCCTCTATATCGGACTCATTTACAGATATAATTGGGCAGAACGATACAGAAAAATTGAATGTCACCTATTACAATTACCACAATAATTTCCCGGACCCTCCAACACCGACAGAAAAGATTTTGCAGAGTATTATAAATGTTCTGGATCAATATGGCGTACCAAGTCTTCTAACAATAGGCGTGTTTTCCAACGTATTTCTGTCAATTACTATCCGAAACTCAGAACTCAAGAAGATCGCAGCGTGTTGCTATTTTTATGCATCAAGCATCGTTGACACTCTGTATCTTATTGTAATGGCAATCCCGTGGGTGTCGATGCGAATCGTTGACATCTACAACATGGAGGGTTTCTGTCAGCTAGTGTATTATCTGAATCTACTGACAACATTCCTGTCAACCTGGTATGTGGCAATGCTACTCGTGGAAAGGGTAATTATCTGCTACAGGCCTAGCACAGCGGAGAGGTACTTCAACGCATTTAGGACAAAGTGCTACATCACGACGGTGTCAATCTTTGCGATTGTTGGCCATTTGTATCTTACATGGACTAGCGCCGTATCGTACAATCAGATATATAGGACACGACTTTGCTTTGTGATACCGGAAAACTCACAGGACATCATGGTAATGCGAAAAATAGACACCGTACTGGCGTTTATCCTTCCAGTGGCTATTTGTGTCTTACTGATAATGCCTTTATCAGTGTTTCTCTGTGCATCCAATTTCAAATGTACTGATGGGATTCTACGTGTACGGACAAAAGTAATCACCGTGGAGGTGCGGCTTAATTCTAAGAAAAGACGTCAAAAGTATACCGAATGTCCATCGTGCTCCACTCAAACAGATAAAATACAGAAACAGAGACTGATAATGTTCTCCCAGAGCCGGCGTCTAACGCTTGCAGCCGTTGTTATGGCCGTTGTATTTTTAGTTTTGTCTGTTCCCCAGAATATAATCAAATCAAAGATCACCTTTCTAAATGGTGATTACATACGCACGCCTGGGGATGTGTACATTTTAAAGCTTTTTGAAGAGTTTTATAaaatcaattttgtttacaagggagttatttattttacaattttgcccGAAATGAGAACTAATATTGTGAACCTCGTACTAAGGATCTGTCGACGTGCAAATAAATCTAAGAGGGCACAAAGGcaggataatattattgttaccactttataaacaaatgtgtttgtcatCAATAACTACATGAAGTTTAGCTTGATTTAAATGCAACTGATTGGCCTTAGTGAACAGTCTAGAATGCATGGTTACGAAGACGAAAGGGATTTCATTCAGGCTATTGTACTGTAAAGGCAATCTGTGAATCGGTTGACGAAAACATGAATTAgaaaaaagttttcacaaaagaaAAATAGTTTAATGTTCATACCTAGATTGATATATTGTTGAAGCATATCAACTATAAAAGCAGTAAGTAGCCGCTGTTTTGCTTTTTATTAGTCGCAGTCTTTGCCTGACTATGGTTGAATAAAACGGACAACCACGCTGAGTTTATTGGTTCATTTAGAGGTGGGGCTACATGTTCGTTTGTGTCACTTACATATTCACCAAAAACGTTACTCCCTTATAAACGTAAATCAACGTTGGTCGTAATAAATGGTTCTGATGTAACAAATGAAAAACGTTGTACCAATAAAATACTAATTGTAACGTCATAACATCACCGTTTTTTTTGTTCCGTAACAGTTTTGAAAATgatcataatcaaaatataattgtTTGACTCGATCGAAAAGAATGTATTCAGGGAGTGCATCCGTGAGCAATATTATTTCAAATCGTAATTATTGTACTAGTTCATCAGCGTCGTTTCAAATATTGGCATACCAAATATTATAAACTGTTCCATTAACGAcaaaactgttgttgttgtttttattaatccTTCTACCACTTTGCTATGTTGATATACTTTACCCACTGCGTTGTTAGAAGTAATGCAAAACACTCACTTTAGTGCATACTACCTTGTTGCTTTTGAATTATGTTAATAACGCCGACTCACAAATCAAAAGCATTCATCAATTTTTCCTTTCATATCTATACGTGCATTTCTCACAGCTATAAAAAGGCCGCTCTCGAAACGGTCGCAttttaatgaatacatatttttacttatattcattaatatatttaaacaaattatttgaacatGAAACATAAGTTATTGCATTAGATACAATCCCCCTTTCTTTCTTCCTTTTTTATAAAATCACACATATGCAAAATCCGTGGACATGTGGAACAAACCGTATCCGGAAAAGGTCTTAGAATATGTTGaacaaatatattatcaatatttttataagacacatttaataaattacaatttacaaCACGGTCATAGATGACATATGTTGATGTCAGTGTAACATCGTATTATTTATCACGACCGggtatataacatatattccaACAAGTGCTGTAGACCCGAGTGCACACATCGTACTTTACTATACAATACTTTGTTAATTCAAGCTCCAATAACAAATAGGAATCATGCAATTTCATAAAAGTACGAGTCAAAAACAAGACCGGCGCTTATCCCCGTAGATCTCTGCAGTAAATTCGTATTTCGGTCTTCGTGTTTAGTTAATAGAAgaactattgttttattgttaatagaCTATTTCAAATAGCGGACAGTATTTTATAACTAAATAATGTTTATGGAGTTTTTTTGTGGAGAGTATAGTTATCTTAATCTACGGATTAAGGGAAACATACGATATTAAACTAAAACCTGACGCTCTGTTTCGAAGGACGCATCTTACCCATCGTGACGTGATGATGAATGTATGTTACTATAGCAAAAGCAACACAACACAACACAAATGGTAGTTCAACATGTTCAACTTCAGTCATCGCTAGACTTATTATTCggtaagacatatatatatatatatctatggcactcttaatgttaagtccatagatgttaaaataccatctgtgataaatgtataactcatacatgttaaataattaaactatattatattttttgtatttaaaggtttctctgcgattggttattttacttgtttttcgtaaTAAGAAAATTGAACTGAATTTATAAACATATGCGTAGAGGCCGAtgtagagaaaccatttaataaaggataaagtggtgtaatatggcatacttatttaaatgtgtatattttgtcgTTGTTTGTTAAATCGATGCATATGTTTAGAATACAAGCCGAAAATGCTCCCTTTAAAAAACATTCTATCATgtttatatgatgatatttgatagtAAGTAACAAATTAGgataaatgtatgctacattttaaaAGCCAATTTCTATGTTTCTACATTGTTAATAGAATATCATCCAGTAATCGGCACGAGGACAAACATAAATATCGGCAGCTATACTACCCAAAGTAGTTGATTGAAAAAACCTCTAAGATaagaacatattgtattatagtttaaaatcgattggttaaatgcttagaaaacgttccagaattatcttgcatgtatgctttttgaaatattgttctcaaagcgatcttctccaaatgtttgaaacatacaactacaacttttgttaaaattttgtattctagtctacactgttcgtcaacacttgtattgtatatatgtcctcgtgggcttaaatgccttattggattgtagtaaactgtctgtctgtctgtctgtcttattttaaatatattatgacAAATCGAATATACATAGATCAATGTGAAGCATACTTTTTCTATAAAGCTTTTCATATTAACCCAATGGTATGTCTACCTCGTATATGTTCcttttgtttaatacatgctgATTGGATTAACTTCCGTACATATAACAGCGACGACGAGTGTGTTAACATGTGAGTAATGTATATAACATAGGTCCTTGCATTAAACGACATatacttaaattatataaaaatactaatttaAGCAGTATTTTGTCTTACCTTGGTTATTGCTtaatttttgttcaaattatttcagcctattgtttttcattttaaagttttCCGGTATGACTCAGAAAACGTCGTGTCATACCAACATAAATTCTGTGTCCGTCGGAATTGCAACCAATTGTCTGTCAGCGAGGATTACACTTGATGAAAAATCCATTGAATTCCATGTCTCGAAAATAGTAAAACACACCTGTCttaatgaaacacatttttattcgtgtttttataatgataatgatagtGAACTGTTTCCGTTATCGTACATTAAACAAGCGCTGGTAGTTTGTCTACGCAAACATGATGTACattgttaaatgttaagtattgaATTCACCATTAACTGTCAAAAGTCATTTAAAAACAGTATATCTGACGTAGCGCTTGTAGGTTTACTATTATGTACCAGATGAATCCCGACGTCATTATCTAACTGTTCAAATCCAAATAAGTCTTTACATATACCATTGTGTTCATTATGATGGAGAATAAAATTTGAGCCTTCGGAACGAATTTCGTCTTTTATTACATAAGATCctgaatatttttcattaaagtaGTTCAAATCAAATATCTTGTTACAATTAgtcaaatgaaaaaaattatattgcCACGTTTATTAGTATTCATATTTGTGATAATGTAAAAATGCCAATACTTAAAACTGATACTAACTTATAATGCATCACAACACCTGTATATTTTATATAGATTAAAAGCAGTTACATTATGATTTCATTCAATGTCAACGTGAGCACACTCAATC contains:
- the LOC127850097 gene encoding uncharacterized protein LOC127850097 isoform X1, whose product is MEDFVMSGHASISDSFTDIIGQNDTEKLNVTYYNYHNNFPDPPTPTEKILQSIINVLDQYGVPSLLTIGVFSNVFLSITIRNSELKKIAACCYFYASSIVDTLYLIVMAIPWVSMRIVDIYNMEGFCQLVYYLNLLTTFLSTWYVAMLLVERVIICYRPSTAERYFNAFRTKCYITTVSIFAIVGHLYLTWTSAVSYNQIYRTRLCFVIPENSQDIMVMRKIDTVLAFILPVAICVLLIMPLSVFLCASNFKCTDGILRVRTKVITVEVRLNSKKRRQKYTECPSCSTQTDKIQKQRLIMFSQSRRLTLAAVVMAVVFLVLSVPQNIIKSKITFLNGDYIRTPGDVYILKLFEEFYKINFVYKGVIYFTILPEMRTNIVNLVLRICRRANKSKRAQRQDNIIVTTL